The following proteins are co-located in the Sporosarcina pasteurii genome:
- the pknB gene encoding Stk1 family PASTA domain-containing Ser/Thr kinase — protein sequence MIGKRIGGRYEVLSYIGGGGMSRVYLAHDVILGRDVAIKVLNYDFSNEEELKRRFMREALSATSLTHPNIVDIFDVGEDGDIHYLVMEYIDGQTLKEFIVSQGPLSPEEALPIMKQLVSAISNAHYNGIVHRDIKPQNILMDNEGNVKITDFGIAMALNATAHTKTNSVLGTVHYLSPEQARGGMATKKSDIYSVGIVFYELLTGKLPFSGESAVSIALKHLQEETPSVRALFPSIPQSVENVILKATAKESAVRYSSADEMQEDLATVLSQERANEEKFTIPFDDEATRAIPAIVEAPAFGSVEQTIKHEPVQEEKKAEPKKKRKKWPFIVGGLTALVIIGLLIYFLPSLLGLKKIEVPDVVEMTETEAIKALEEDGFIVQESIEEHSDDIEAGKVIKTYPEAGKERPIGTEITLYVSIGKDLVAIENYIGDDFKQVASLLANYGYRSIEPNDVYSDEPEGTIIGQDPEPGTEINPNETDLVFTVSKGKEMLAVPDLSGLSETEVKEQGRSLGFEVSIDSRENSDTVAEGHVLSQNRAAGTHIEKGGVISVVISKGTEPKPVQHITHRVTIEYLEDETTDDDGEQHEKTPQIIRIYVQDRNHSMADLYDEFSITENDEVTIKMELEEDQRGAYRITRDDTLIEEKKFDYGDAD from the coding sequence ATGATTGGAAAAAGAATTGGCGGCCGATATGAAGTATTAAGCTATATTGGTGGAGGCGGAATGTCTCGTGTTTATCTTGCGCATGATGTGATTTTGGGTCGAGATGTCGCAATTAAAGTATTAAATTATGACTTTTCAAATGAAGAAGAGCTCAAAAGAAGATTTATGCGTGAAGCTCTTTCAGCAACGAGTTTAACACATCCTAATATTGTGGATATATTTGATGTCGGTGAAGACGGAGATATCCATTATTTGGTCATGGAGTATATTGATGGTCAAACGTTAAAAGAGTTTATCGTTTCACAAGGACCTTTATCGCCTGAAGAGGCGCTACCCATTATGAAGCAACTTGTATCTGCCATTTCTAACGCTCATTACAATGGAATTGTTCATCGAGATATTAAACCACAAAATATTTTAATGGACAACGAAGGAAATGTGAAAATTACGGACTTTGGCATCGCAATGGCGCTGAATGCAACTGCACATACGAAAACAAATTCCGTATTAGGAACAGTACATTATTTATCTCCTGAACAAGCACGCGGGGGAATGGCCACAAAAAAGTCGGATATCTATTCAGTGGGTATCGTCTTTTATGAACTGTTAACGGGTAAATTGCCTTTTTCAGGAGAATCTGCTGTCTCAATTGCGCTCAAGCATTTACAAGAAGAGACACCTTCTGTACGGGCTTTATTCCCATCGATTCCGCAAAGTGTTGAAAATGTCATATTAAAAGCAACGGCGAAAGAGTCTGCTGTGCGTTATAGTTCAGCTGATGAAATGCAAGAGGATTTAGCTACAGTTCTTTCACAAGAACGGGCGAATGAAGAGAAATTTACGATACCTTTTGATGATGAAGCGACCCGTGCGATTCCTGCTATTGTGGAAGCACCAGCATTTGGAAGTGTTGAGCAGACGATTAAACATGAGCCTGTTCAAGAAGAAAAGAAAGCCGAGCCGAAAAAGAAACGAAAAAAATGGCCGTTTATCGTTGGTGGCCTTACAGCCCTAGTGATTATCGGTCTACTTATTTACTTTTTGCCAAGTTTATTAGGTTTGAAAAAGATAGAGGTTCCAGATGTTGTTGAAATGACAGAAACTGAAGCGATTAAAGCACTTGAAGAAGATGGATTTATCGTGCAGGAGAGTATTGAAGAACATTCGGACGATATTGAAGCTGGCAAAGTAATTAAAACGTACCCAGAAGCAGGGAAGGAAAGACCAATTGGTACTGAGATTACTTTATACGTTAGTATCGGTAAAGACTTAGTCGCGATTGAAAATTATATCGGCGATGATTTTAAACAAGTGGCGAGTTTACTTGCAAATTATGGGTATCGCTCAATTGAACCGAATGACGTGTATTCGGACGAACCAGAAGGAACCATAATAGGTCAAGATCCAGAACCGGGTACAGAAATCAACCCGAATGAGACGGACTTAGTATTTACAGTGAGTAAAGGAAAAGAAATGCTAGCTGTTCCAGACTTGTCTGGTTTAAGTGAAACAGAGGTTAAAGAACAAGGAAGAAGTTTGGGGTTTGAAGTGTCTATCGATTCGAGAGAAAACTCCGACACTGTTGCAGAAGGGCATGTTCTTTCACAAAACCGAGCTGCTGGCACACATATCGAAAAAGGTGGCGTCATCAGTGTTGTGATTTCAAAAGGAACGGAACCAAAGCCTGTCCAACATATTACTCACAGAGTCACCATTGAATATTTAGAAGATGAAACGACTGATGATGACGGAGAACAACACGAAAAAACACCACAAATCATTCGGATTTACGTACAAGACCGTAATCATTCGATGGCAGATTTGTATGATGAATTTTCAATTACAGAAAACGATGAAGTGACTATAAAAATGGAACTTGAAGAAGATCAAAGAGGCGCATATCGAATTACGCGGGACGATACACTTATCGAAGAAAAAAAGTTCGATTATGGTGACGCAGATTAA
- a CDS encoding Stp1/IreP family PP2C-type Ser/Thr phosphatase: MQYEVLSDIGKKRTLNEDGAAVFTLPNGILLAVIADGMGGHQGGEFASSTAIQIMGDEFTKLEATSFQDTEEWVEWLKETVLYVNRYLYNYANENKEVEGMGTTLEAVLIKDRTCFGAHIGDSRVYKINNEQIEQITTDHSYVKVLVDSGEITEQEAEVHPQRNWIIKALGSERSVEPDCYTLDLKDTAYLLLCSDGLSNKVDNPSIHKIVQSDLSLKEKTKALVDLANKMGGEDNISVILLGSPDSEVPLT; encoded by the coding sequence GTGCAATACGAAGTTCTTTCAGACATTGGGAAAAAGAGAACGTTAAACGAAGATGGTGCTGCTGTTTTTACGCTTCCAAATGGGATACTACTTGCAGTAATTGCAGATGGAATGGGGGGGCACCAAGGGGGTGAATTCGCGAGTTCAACTGCAATCCAGATAATGGGAGACGAATTTACGAAGTTGGAAGCCACTTCCTTTCAAGATACTGAAGAGTGGGTTGAATGGTTAAAGGAAACGGTACTCTATGTAAATCGATACTTATATAATTACGCAAATGAAAATAAAGAAGTAGAAGGAATGGGAACCACGCTCGAAGCTGTGCTCATTAAAGACCGTACTTGTTTCGGTGCGCACATAGGAGATAGTCGAGTTTATAAAATTAACAACGAACAGATCGAACAAATTACGACAGATCACTCCTATGTAAAAGTACTAGTAGATAGTGGCGAAATTACGGAGCAAGAGGCAGAAGTTCATCCGCAGCGGAATTGGATTATTAAAGCGCTCGGTTCTGAAAGATCAGTTGAGCCGGATTGTTATACGCTTGATCTCAAAGACACCGCTTATTTACTACTTTGTTCTGATGGGTTGAGCAATAAAGTTGATAATCCATCCATTCATAAAATTGTACAATCAGATTTATCTTTAAAAGAAAAAACGAAAGCGCTCGTGGACTTGGCGAATAAGATGGGTGGAGAAGATAATATCTCTGTCATTTTGCTCGGTTCACCGGATTCGGAGGTGCCGCTAACATGA
- the rsmB gene encoding 16S rRNA (cytosine(967)-C(5))-methyltransferase RsmB, whose protein sequence is MTKRGNKIWNGNVRDAALSILMEINKNQAFSNLLLHRTIEKYEIQPKDRALLTELTYGTLQHRMTLDYYLEPFVRGKLDSWVRELLRMSLYQIIYLTKIPSHAVVHEAVEIAKRRGHKRIGPTVNGILRSVLRVGVRSLDEIKDPIERIAIETSHPQWLIERWIASFGEEATREMATQNNIPPNMSIRVNTVKTNVDAVVSELEAHNVQVRQGEIIAECLISESGNPGSTDVYKNGLITIQDESSMLPVYALDVAPNMKVLDMCAAPGGKTTHIAEKMNDQGEVYAHDLHEHKVKLIEKNSERLGLSSIKVQSGDSRNLLKLYDKESFDRILVDAPCSGFGVIRRKPEIKYHKNENDITGLLKIQSELLHTAEQLIKPNGMIVYSTCTVEYEENRGMVENFLKEHPTMELIPLPNLGEIEKLQMQENTLQVLPQHFGGDGFFVAALRKKG, encoded by the coding sequence ATGACAAAACGGGGCAATAAGATTTGGAACGGAAATGTTCGTGATGCGGCCCTTTCCATTTTAATGGAGATTAATAAAAATCAAGCATTTAGTAATTTGCTTCTTCATAGGACAATAGAAAAATATGAAATACAGCCAAAAGACCGTGCGCTGTTAACTGAATTGACATATGGTACGCTGCAACATCGGATGACGCTCGACTACTATTTAGAGCCATTTGTACGTGGGAAATTAGATAGTTGGGTACGAGAATTACTGCGTATGTCTTTATATCAAATTATTTATTTGACGAAAATCCCTTCACATGCAGTTGTCCATGAAGCTGTTGAAATTGCTAAAAGACGCGGTCATAAACGGATTGGACCCACCGTGAATGGGATATTACGTTCCGTTTTACGTGTTGGCGTTCGCTCATTGGATGAAATAAAAGATCCTATTGAACGAATCGCTATCGAGACAAGTCATCCTCAGTGGCTTATCGAGAGATGGATTGCCTCATTCGGGGAAGAAGCGACAAGAGAGATGGCGACTCAAAATAATATTCCGCCAAATATGTCTATACGCGTCAATACAGTGAAGACGAATGTAGATGCGGTGGTATCGGAACTTGAAGCGCATAATGTGCAAGTTCGTCAAGGAGAGATCATTGCTGAATGTCTGATTAGTGAATCAGGAAATCCGGGCTCGACTGACGTATACAAAAATGGACTCATTACAATTCAAGATGAAAGCTCTATGCTACCAGTATATGCTTTAGATGTTGCGCCAAATATGAAAGTGTTAGATATGTGTGCGGCGCCGGGCGGAAAAACGACGCATATTGCAGAAAAAATGAATGACCAAGGTGAAGTTTATGCCCACGACCTTCACGAACATAAAGTGAAGTTAATTGAAAAAAATAGTGAGCGACTTGGACTATCGTCTATTAAAGTTCAAAGCGGGGACAGTAGAAACTTACTGAAATTATACGATAAAGAGTCTTTTGATCGGATATTAGTAGATGCGCCTTGTAGTGGGTTTGGCGTCATCAGAAGAAAACCTGAAATTAAGTATCATAAAAATGAAAATGACATTACTGGGTTATTAAAAATTCAGTCGGAATTATTACACACTGCTGAACAATTAATTAAACCAAATGGCATGATTGTTTATAGCACTTGTACCGTAGAATACGAAGAAAATCGCGGCATGGTTGAAAACTTTTTAAAGGAACATCCAACAATGGAACTTATTCCATTGCCAAATTTGGGGGAAATCGAAAAATTACAAATGCAAGAAAATACACTTCAAGTTTTACCTCAACATTTTGGTGGTGATGGTTTTTTCGTTGCAGCATTACGTAAAAAGGGTTAA
- the fmt gene encoding methionyl-tRNA formyltransferase, which translates to MTSIIFMGTPDFSVPILSMLKEEGYHIAAVVTQPDRPVGRKRVLTPPPVKVEAEELGIPVIQPEKLKGSQELEEILSLEADLIVTAAFGQLLPKELLDAPRLGCINVHASLLPKYRGGAPIHKAIIEGETETGVTIMYMVEKLDAGDMISQVTVPIAETDDTGTMFTKLSEAGVTLLKETMPSIIDGTNERIPQDESLVTFARNISREEERIDWTAAGTKIYNQIRGLHPWPVAYTVFRGENVKIWWSEKVEVQSDAEPGTIIAIEEDRILVKTGDDIGIAITDIQPAGRKRMLAEVFIRGVGASWNKGEKFE; encoded by the coding sequence ATGACATCCATTATATTTATGGGAACACCCGACTTTTCGGTGCCAATCTTATCGATGTTGAAAGAAGAAGGCTATCATATCGCCGCAGTTGTGACACAACCAGATCGACCGGTTGGAAGAAAAAGAGTACTCACGCCACCCCCTGTAAAAGTGGAAGCGGAAGAGCTGGGGATTCCTGTTATTCAACCAGAGAAATTAAAGGGCTCACAGGAACTCGAAGAAATCCTCTCATTAGAGGCGGACTTAATTGTGACAGCTGCATTTGGCCAATTATTACCAAAGGAACTGTTGGATGCACCACGTCTTGGATGTATTAATGTCCATGCATCGTTACTTCCGAAGTATAGAGGCGGGGCGCCAATTCATAAAGCAATTATAGAGGGCGAGACTGAAACAGGCGTTACAATTATGTATATGGTAGAAAAATTAGATGCAGGTGACATGATTTCGCAGGTCACTGTGCCGATTGCAGAAACGGATGATACCGGAACGATGTTTACGAAGCTCTCGGAAGCTGGTGTTACATTATTAAAAGAAACAATGCCTTCAATTATTGATGGTACAAACGAACGCATTCCACAAGACGAATCACTTGTTACGTTTGCAAGGAATATTTCACGTGAAGAGGAAAGAATTGATTGGACGGCTGCAGGAACAAAAATTTACAATCAAATTCGTGGGCTTCATCCATGGCCAGTTGCCTACACTGTATTTCGCGGAGAAAACGTAAAAATATGGTGGAGTGAAAAAGTTGAAGTTCAATCAGACGCTGAACCTGGAACGATTATTGCAATCGAAGAGGATCGCATTCTTGTGAAAACAGGAGATGACATTGGAATTGCGATTACGGATATTCAACCTGCAGGTAGAAAAAGGATGCTAGCAGAAGTGTTTATTCGTGGGGTAGGCGCATCTTGGAATAAAGGAGAAAAATTCGAATGA
- the def gene encoding peptide deformylase encodes MAVREIVKYPSPILEKKCKEVVEFDEKLVKLLEDMHDTMIEADGVGIAAPQIGENIQVAIVDMGDGQDVIELINPVVTATGGSEIDVEGCLSFPDLFGEVERPYYVKVEAQERDGSIYEIEAEDYTARAILHEIDHLNGILFNSKMIRIVDLEDLEVEDELTTEREGEEV; translated from the coding sequence TTGGCAGTTAGAGAAATTGTAAAGTATCCATCACCGATACTTGAAAAGAAATGTAAAGAAGTAGTGGAGTTTGATGAAAAGCTCGTGAAACTTCTTGAGGATATGCATGACACGATGATAGAGGCAGACGGAGTAGGTATTGCGGCTCCTCAAATTGGAGAGAATATTCAAGTAGCGATTGTCGATATGGGTGATGGTCAAGATGTGATTGAACTTATCAATCCAGTTGTGACAGCTACGGGTGGATCTGAAATCGATGTAGAAGGTTGTTTAAGTTTCCCAGATTTGTTTGGTGAAGTTGAACGGCCGTACTATGTAAAAGTCGAAGCACAAGAACGAGACGGCTCTATTTATGAAATCGAGGCAGAAGATTATACAGCTCGTGCAATTTTACATGAAATAGACCACTTAAATGGCATTTTATTTAACTCAAAAATGATTCGAATTGTCGACCTTGAAGACCTTGAAGTCGAGGATGAGCTTACTACGGAAAGAGAAGGTGAAGAAGTATGA
- the priA gene encoding primosomal protein N', giving the protein MIVEVIVDVAAYPIDRPFDYIVPEAFQTTIERGIRVKVPFGRRKVVGYVTNIKNESELALSKLRPIEELIDIEPVLSEEQLMLSRWLATETLAYQIDALQVMLPAAMRAKYDKFIVVQDSEKIQDENFQRLLAGRKRIPLSAINDAGLFRILKSYVAEEIVTVDTAVQQQVDVKKVRTIHIEEKEKLLQVKETIQQNAIRQIELIDWLIEHAGQSVQAKQIFEATGIQSNVLKTMIERGAAQETYEEVYREPTSPELQDVPIPEKLTDEQDQALHPIRQAIMDDRHETFLLHGITGSGKTEVYLQAITKVLEKGQEAIVLVPEISLTPQMTARFKARFGQLVAVLHSALSAGEKYDEWRKIHRGEVKVVVGARSAIFAPFENIGIIILDEEHESTYKQEESPRYHARDVAIKRSEYYKCPVLLGSATPSLESYARASKDVYTLLTLKNRAKSQQLPEVEVVDMRQQLKSGNRSMFSIPLAEAIRERLERNEQSVLFLNRRGFSSFVLCRDCGTTVECPNCDISLTYHRAHELLKCHYCGHEERVPTVCPQCESEHIRFFGTGTQKVEEEIAKIFPDARVIRMDVDTTRRKGAHERLLRQFSEGKADILLGTQMIAKGLDFPNITLVGVLAADTTLHLADFRAAEKTFQLMTQVSGRAGRHELPGEVYIQTYSPEHYAIELAKEQHYEPFYQMEMQSRRQFGYPPFYFFTLIQFSHEDVLKVSDFANRGTTFLRGNLSSNTVIIGPTAAAISRVNNRYRYQCLIKYKKEPKLTETLQQLIRMYRTDWIKSGLIMTVDVDPMSIF; this is encoded by the coding sequence ATGATAGTTGAAGTCATTGTGGATGTAGCAGCTTATCCGATTGACAGACCTTTCGATTATATTGTACCGGAAGCTTTTCAAACAACGATCGAACGAGGAATAAGGGTGAAAGTTCCCTTTGGTCGACGAAAAGTCGTCGGTTACGTTACGAACATCAAAAATGAAAGTGAATTGGCGCTGAGTAAATTAAGACCTATTGAGGAACTTATCGATATTGAACCGGTGTTATCGGAAGAACAATTAATGCTGTCTCGTTGGTTGGCGACTGAGACATTGGCTTATCAAATCGACGCGTTACAAGTGATGTTACCTGCTGCGATGCGTGCGAAATATGACAAATTTATTGTTGTTCAAGATAGCGAAAAGATTCAAGATGAAAACTTTCAAAGGTTATTAGCGGGGAGAAAACGAATCCCGCTCAGTGCGATTAATGATGCCGGTTTATTTCGCATTTTGAAAAGTTATGTGGCGGAAGAAATTGTAACAGTTGACACAGCGGTTCAACAACAAGTAGACGTGAAAAAAGTAAGAACGATTCACATTGAAGAAAAAGAGAAGTTATTGCAAGTGAAAGAGACAATTCAGCAAAATGCAATTCGACAAATCGAGTTAATCGACTGGTTAATCGAACATGCTGGACAATCTGTACAAGCAAAACAAATTTTTGAGGCGACTGGAATTCAATCGAATGTACTTAAGACGATGATTGAACGTGGGGCGGCTCAGGAAACTTACGAGGAAGTGTATCGTGAACCTACAAGTCCTGAATTGCAAGACGTTCCGATTCCTGAAAAGTTAACAGATGAACAAGACCAGGCCTTGCATCCGATTAGACAAGCAATTATGGATGACAGACATGAAACATTTTTATTGCATGGGATAACGGGCAGTGGGAAGACAGAAGTTTATTTGCAAGCAATCACAAAAGTTTTGGAAAAAGGACAAGAGGCCATTGTTCTCGTTCCAGAAATCTCGCTCACACCGCAAATGACTGCACGTTTTAAAGCACGTTTTGGTCAGCTCGTTGCTGTGTTACATAGTGCGCTTTCTGCGGGAGAGAAATACGATGAATGGCGAAAAATTCACCGCGGTGAAGTGAAGGTCGTAGTTGGTGCCCGGTCAGCAATTTTTGCGCCATTTGAAAATATAGGCATTATTATTTTGGATGAAGAACATGAATCCACATATAAGCAAGAAGAATCGCCGCGTTATCATGCGAGGGATGTTGCGATAAAGCGCTCCGAATATTATAAATGTCCGGTACTTTTAGGGAGTGCAACACCGTCATTAGAGTCTTATGCACGTGCTTCTAAAGATGTTTATACATTATTAACTTTAAAAAATAGAGCGAAAAGCCAACAGCTACCTGAAGTTGAAGTAGTCGATATGCGTCAACAGTTAAAATCAGGGAATCGGTCAATGTTCTCAATCCCTCTAGCCGAAGCCATTCGGGAACGTTTAGAACGAAATGAACAAAGTGTCCTATTTTTAAATCGTCGAGGTTTTTCTTCGTTCGTATTATGTAGAGATTGTGGAACGACCGTTGAATGTCCAAACTGTGATATTTCTTTAACGTATCACCGGGCACATGAGTTGTTGAAATGCCACTATTGTGGCCATGAAGAACGCGTTCCGACTGTTTGTCCGCAATGTGAAAGCGAACATATTCGTTTTTTTGGGACTGGTACGCAAAAAGTAGAAGAGGAGATTGCGAAAATATTTCCGGATGCACGGGTCATTCGTATGGATGTAGATACGACGAGAAGAAAAGGTGCACATGAACGGTTACTTCGTCAGTTTAGTGAGGGAAAAGCAGATATTTTGCTTGGTACGCAGATGATTGCAAAAGGGCTTGATTTTCCTAATATCACTTTAGTTGGTGTATTGGCAGCGGATACAACGCTACATTTAGCAGACTTTCGAGCGGCAGAAAAGACATTTCAGTTGATGACACAAGTAAGCGGACGTGCAGGAAGACATGAATTACCGGGTGAAGTTTATATTCAAACCTATTCACCAGAACATTATGCAATTGAACTTGCCAAAGAGCAGCATTACGAACCGTTTTATCAAATGGAAATGCAATCACGAAGGCAATTCGGCTATCCGCCTTTTTATTTTTTTACGCTGATTCAGTTTTCACATGAAGATGTTTTGAAAGTCAGTGATTTTGCAAATAGAGGAACGACTTTTTTGAGAGGAAATCTTTCTTCCAACACAGTAATTATCGGGCCTACAGCAGCGGCCATAAGTCGTGTAAACAATAGATATCGTTACCAATGTTTGATAAAATACAAAAAAGAACCAAAGCTAACAGAGACATTGCAACAGTTAATTAGAATGTATCGAACAGACTGGATTAAATCGGGCCTCATTATGACGGTAGATGTTGATCCGATGTCCATTTTTTGA
- the coaBC gene encoding bifunctional phosphopantothenoylcysteine decarboxylase/phosphopantothenate--cysteine ligase CoaBC: MLNDKKILICVTGGIAVYKAVALVSKLSQAGANVKVIMTESAKEFVTPLTFQAMSRNDVYFDTFDEKDSRVIAHIDLADWADLVIVAPATANVLGKVANGIADNMVTTTLLATTAEIWFAPAMNVHMYENQAVKRNIATLASDGHRFIEPSEGFLACGYVGRGRLEEPERIVELVKAHFKPKNLPLTGKKVVVTAGPTRERIDPVRYISNFSSGKMGYSMAEAAASLGAETILISGPVSLDKPAGVKIVDVESAAEMFEAVRAEYHDATIVIKSAAVADYRPAEIHTQKIKKSDDDDSVIELARTTDILQTLGEWKEDQVLVGFAAETENVIENGKGKLQRKNLDYIIVNDVTDPGGGFGSDTNVVTLISKNGTYHPYSSMPKKELATVLLQEIVQEEGLDTNNDS; the protein is encoded by the coding sequence ATGCTAAACGATAAAAAAATCCTCATTTGTGTAACCGGAGGAATCGCGGTATATAAAGCGGTTGCGCTCGTCAGTAAGCTGTCTCAAGCAGGGGCGAATGTGAAAGTAATCATGACGGAATCCGCAAAAGAATTTGTTACCCCGTTAACATTTCAAGCGATGTCGCGAAATGACGTCTATTTTGATACGTTTGATGAGAAAGATTCCCGAGTGATTGCACATATCGATTTAGCGGATTGGGCAGATCTTGTTATCGTTGCACCGGCAACTGCAAATGTCCTTGGAAAAGTAGCAAATGGCATTGCAGATAATATGGTGACGACGACACTTCTGGCGACGACAGCAGAGATTTGGTTTGCACCAGCCATGAACGTACATATGTATGAAAATCAAGCAGTGAAGCGCAATATTGCAACACTAGCGAGTGATGGACATCGTTTTATCGAACCTTCTGAAGGATTTCTTGCATGCGGTTATGTAGGAAGAGGACGTCTTGAGGAACCAGAGAGAATTGTTGAATTGGTCAAAGCGCATTTTAAACCGAAAAACTTACCGTTAACAGGGAAAAAAGTTGTCGTTACGGCGGGACCAACGCGCGAGAGAATTGACCCTGTCCGCTATATCTCTAATTTTTCAAGTGGAAAAATGGGATACAGTATGGCTGAAGCAGCTGCAAGCTTAGGTGCTGAAACGATTTTGATTTCTGGTCCGGTTTCACTGGACAAACCAGCAGGTGTAAAAATAGTCGATGTGGAAAGTGCAGCGGAAATGTTTGAAGCTGTACGCGCTGAATATCACGATGCAACAATCGTGATTAAATCTGCTGCGGTTGCTGATTATCGCCCGGCCGAGATTCACACACAAAAAATAAAGAAATCCGATGATGATGATTCTGTAATAGAGTTGGCGCGGACAACGGATATCTTACAGACGCTTGGTGAATGGAAAGAAGACCAAGTTCTAGTCGGTTTTGCAGCCGAAACTGAAAATGTCATAGAAAATGGAAAAGGGAAATTACAACGAAAAAATTTAGATTATATTATTGTGAACGATGTGACAGACCCGGGAGGAGGGTTTGGGAGCGACACGAATGTCGTCACATTAATTTCCAAAAATGGAACGTATCACCCGTATTCATCTATGCCGAAAAAGGAACTCGCAACAGTTTTACTTCAAGAAATTGTACAAGAGGAAGGGCTTGATACGAACAATGATAGTTGA
- the rpoZ gene encoding DNA-directed RNA polymerase subunit omega — protein sequence MLYPSVDSLQEKIESKYTLVTIAAKRAREIQEEDNKLLSSYKTKKDVGKALEEITAGVLTKKATDASVVYEDEI from the coding sequence ATGCTATATCCATCTGTCGACTCATTACAGGAAAAAATCGAATCAAAATACACACTTGTCACGATTGCAGCGAAGCGTGCTCGTGAAATCCAAGAGGAGGATAATAAACTTCTGTCCTCTTACAAAACGAAAAAAGATGTTGGAAAAGCACTTGAAGAAATTACAGCAGGCGTCTTAACGAAAAAAGCAACAGATGCATCAGTCGTTTACGAAGACGAAATATAA